The following coding sequences lie in one Lelliottia jeotgali genomic window:
- a CDS encoding Maltose-maltodextrin ABC transporter, permease protein MalF translates to MDIIKKKHWWQSDTLKWSVIGLLGLLVGYLVVLMYVQGEYLFAIMTLILSSVGLYIFANRKAYAWRYVYPGVAGMGLFVLFPLICTIAIAFTNYSSTNQLAQERAEQVLMDRSYQAGKTFNFGLYPAGNEWKLALTDEGTGKNYVSDAFKFGGEQKLTLKEASALPEGERANLRIITQNRQALTQLTAVLPDESKVTMSSLRQFSGTQPLYTKADDGTLTNNQSGVKYRPNNEIGFYQSVNADGKWGDDKLSPGYTVTIGWDNFTRVFTDEGIQKPFFAIFVWTVVFSVLTVILTVAVGMILACVVQWESLKGKAIYRVLLILPYAVPSFISILIFKGLFNQSFGEINMMLGALFGIKPAWFSDPTTARSMIIIVNTWLGYPYMMILCMGLLKAIPDDLYEASAMDGAGPMQNFFKITLPLLIKPLTPLMIASFAFNFNNFVLIQLLTNGSPDRLGTTTPAGYTDLLVSYTYRIAFEGGGGQDFGLAAAIATLIFLLVGALAIVNLKATRMKFD, encoded by the coding sequence ATGGATATCATTAAAAAGAAACACTGGTGGCAAAGCGACACGCTGAAATGGTCAGTGATTGGTCTGCTGGGCTTACTGGTGGGATACCTTGTTGTTTTAATGTATGTGCAGGGGGAGTACCTGTTCGCCATCATGACGCTGATTTTAAGCTCTGTTGGCCTGTATATTTTCGCCAATCGTAAAGCCTATGCCTGGCGCTATGTCTATCCGGGCGTGGCCGGGATGGGGCTGTTCGTCCTGTTCCCGCTAATTTGTACCATCGCTATCGCTTTCACCAACTACAGCAGCACCAACCAGCTCGCGCAGGAACGCGCCGAACAGGTATTGATGGACCGTTCTTATCAGGCCGGAAAGACCTTTAACTTTGGCTTATACCCGGCGGGCAACGAGTGGAAACTGGCCCTGACGGACGAAGGGACCGGTAAAAATTATGTCTCCGACGCCTTTAAATTTGGCGGCGAGCAGAAGCTGACCCTGAAAGAAGCAAGCGCCCTGCCGGAAGGCGAGCGCGCGAATCTGCGCATCATCACCCAGAACCGCCAGGCGCTTACCCAGCTGACCGCGGTTCTGCCGGATGAAAGCAAAGTGACCATGAGCTCCCTGCGCCAGTTCTCCGGTACGCAGCCGCTTTATACCAAAGCCGATGACGGTACGCTCACCAACAATCAGAGCGGCGTGAAATACCGTCCAAACAACGAGATCGGTTTCTACCAGTCCGTGAACGCGGACGGCAAATGGGGCGATGACAAACTCAGCCCAGGCTATACGGTCACCATCGGCTGGGACAACTTTACTCGCGTCTTCACCGACGAAGGCATTCAGAAACCGTTCTTCGCGATCTTCGTCTGGACGGTGGTGTTCTCGGTGCTGACGGTGATTTTAACCGTGGCAGTCGGCATGATTCTGGCCTGCGTAGTGCAGTGGGAATCGCTGAAGGGCAAAGCCATTTACCGCGTGCTGCTGATTCTGCCGTACGCCGTGCCGTCGTTTATCTCGATTCTGATTTTCAAAGGGCTGTTCAACCAGAGCTTCGGTGAAATCAACATGATGCTGGGCGCGCTGTTTGGCATCAAACCGGCCTGGTTCAGCGACCCAACGACCGCCCGCAGTATGATTATCATCGTCAATACCTGGCTCGGGTATCCGTACATGATGATCCTGTGCATGGGCCTGCTGAAAGCGATTCCGGACGATCTGTACGAAGCGTCGGCGATGGACGGTGCAGGCCCGATGCAGAACTTCTTTAAGATTACGCTCCCGCTGCTGATCAAGCCGCTGACGCCGCTGATGATCGCTAGCTTTGCCTTTAACTTTAATAACTTCGTGCTGATTCAGCTGCTGACCAACGGTAGCCCGGACCGGCTCGGCACTACCACGCCAGCCGGCTATACCGACCTGTTAGTGAGCTACACCTACCGCATCGCCTTCGAAGGCGGCGGCGGGCAGGACTTCGGGCTGGCGGCCGCAATTGCCACCCTGATCTTCCTGCTGGTCGGCGCGCTGGCGATTGTGAACCTGAAAGCCACACGAATGAAATTTGACTAA